The Musa acuminata AAA Group cultivar baxijiao chromosome BXJ3-6, Cavendish_Baxijiao_AAA, whole genome shotgun sequence region TTCAAGCGATGAGGAGTTACAGGAGGAATCACTTCTTTTTGGTGTTCCTTCATTACATTCTACGTGTTGTTTTGGTCGGTCTGTTTCTGTCATGCCCCAATTGGCTCCCCAGCATCTGCTCCTTTGTAAAGTTCTTCTTCTTAGTTTGTCTTCCGAACATTGCCGCCACTGTCTCCGGGCCAAAGTTCGTATTCGTGGTctccaacatcatcatcatcttcctcgTCGGCGAGTCGAGACTCTCGAAGTCTCCTGCACAACACCCCGGCATCTACGAGGACTACGTAAGCCGAAGCCAAAGCCTGCAGAGGATGGCTAGTGTCGAGGTCAAGGAGAAGGAAGCTGTGATGGTGGAGCCTTCGTTCGAAGAGACCAAAGAGAAGGATGAGGAAGCCGTcgtggaagaagaggaagaggtgaaAGGTGATGCAGGAGAGGAGGAATTGGTGACAGAGCGTGAGGAGTTGCTGGAAGAGGAGTACGAGGAATTGCCTGCAGAGGAGCTGAACAGGAGAGTGGAGGACTTCATTGCCAAGGTCAACATGCAGAGGAAGCTGGAAGCCAGAATGCTCATCTGATAACGATGATGAATGGTTGCAGAAAGAGAGAAAGGGG contains the following coding sequences:
- the LOC135639603 gene encoding uncharacterized protein LOC135639603; protein product: MLLSFPVSLLSQAFISKQSQTSCSSPSFFLIKHLRTMDPLKMEKLQAMRSYRRNHFFLVFLHYILRVVLVGLFLSCPNWLPSICSFVKFFFLVCLPNIAATVSGPKFVFVVSNIIIIFLVGESRLSKSPAQHPGIYEDYVSRSQSLQRMASVEVKEKEAVMVEPSFEETKEKDEEAVVEEEEEVKGDAGEEELVTEREELLEEEYEELPAEELNRRVEDFIAKVNMQRKLEARMLI